From Pusillibacter faecalis, one genomic window encodes:
- a CDS encoding dihydroorotate dehydrogenase, whose translation MVDLTVTLAGVALKNPIIPASGTFAYGREYAEVYDLDILGAFSWKGTTAQARLGNPQPRIAEVPSGMLNAVGLQNPGIDAVIAQEVPHIAEIFHGPVIANVGGFSVEEYAENCRKLDGVDQVKILEVNISCPNVHAGGRNFGSDPASAAQVARAVRAVTKKPVFMKLSPNVTDVAEIARACEAEGADGLCLINTLLGMRIDLRTKRPLLANRTGGLSGPAVFPVALRMVWDVYEAVKLPIIGCGGVSSAEDAAEMMLAGASAVEVGAANLRDPLACKTIIEALPGVCQRLGVTQISNLTGGAHS comes from the coding sequence ATGGTAGATCTGACTGTCACCCTGGCGGGGGTGGCGCTGAAAAATCCCATCATCCCCGCCTCCGGCACCTTTGCCTATGGCCGGGAGTATGCGGAGGTTTATGACTTGGACATTCTGGGGGCCTTCTCCTGGAAAGGTACCACTGCCCAGGCCCGCCTGGGCAATCCCCAGCCCCGCATCGCGGAAGTCCCCTCCGGTATGCTGAACGCCGTGGGCCTGCAAAATCCCGGCATCGACGCGGTCATCGCACAGGAGGTCCCCCACATTGCTGAAATCTTTCACGGTCCCGTCATTGCCAACGTGGGGGGCTTCTCCGTGGAGGAGTACGCGGAGAACTGCCGGAAGCTGGACGGTGTGGACCAGGTGAAAATTCTGGAGGTAAACATCTCCTGTCCCAACGTCCACGCTGGCGGAAGGAACTTCGGCTCTGATCCCGCCTCCGCCGCCCAAGTCGCTCGTGCCGTGAGAGCCGTGACAAAAAAGCCGGTATTCATGAAGCTTTCCCCCAATGTGACGGACGTTGCGGAGATTGCCCGCGCCTGCGAAGCGGAGGGGGCTGATGGGCTGTGCCTCATCAATACCCTGTTAGGGATGCGCATTGACCTGAGGACGAAGCGGCCCCTGCTGGCCAACCGTACCGGCGGGCTGTCCGGTCCCGCCGTGTTCCCGGTGGCGCTGCGGATGGTGTGGGACGTATACGAGGCCGTGAAACTGCCCATCATCGGCTGCGGCGGCGTCTCCTCCGCGGAGGACGCGGCGGAGATGATGCTGGCCGGCGCCTCCGCCGTAGAGGTGGGCGCCGCCAACCTGCGGGACCCCCTGGCCTGCAAAACCATAATTGAGGCCCTGCCCGGCGTCTGCCAGCGGTTGGGCGTCACCCAGATTTCAAATTTGACAGGAGGCGCACATTCATGA
- the pyrF gene encoding orotidine-5'-phosphate decarboxylase, giving the protein MSAKDVIIALDFPTREEALGFLDQFPAGEKPFVKIGMELFYAEGPQMVREIKSRGHRIFLDLKLHDIPNTVGRAMAVLSRLDVDMVNLHASGASAMMRAALEGLTRPDGTRPILIAVTQLTSTDAATLKNELLIDTPMAETVMAYAKNAADSGLDGVVCSPLEAALVKEQCGESFLTVTPGIRFADSTVGDQKRIMTPEKAGRSGCDYIVVGRPITQAADPVAAYRRAVTDFFG; this is encoded by the coding sequence ATGAGTGCAAAAGATGTGATCATTGCCCTAGACTTTCCCACCCGTGAGGAGGCTCTGGGCTTTTTGGACCAGTTCCCTGCCGGGGAAAAGCCCTTTGTGAAGATCGGCATGGAGCTCTTCTACGCCGAGGGGCCACAGATGGTCCGGGAGATCAAGTCCCGGGGCCACAGGATTTTCCTGGATTTGAAGCTCCACGACATTCCCAACACCGTGGGCCGGGCCATGGCGGTGCTCAGCCGTCTGGATGTGGATATGGTGAACCTGCACGCTTCCGGTGCCTCCGCCATGATGCGCGCCGCCCTGGAGGGGCTGACCCGGCCTGATGGCACCCGCCCCATCCTCATTGCCGTGACCCAGTTGACCTCCACCGACGCAGCGACGCTAAAAAACGAGCTGCTCATTGACACTCCTATGGCGGAGACAGTGATGGCCTATGCCAAAAATGCCGCAGACAGCGGCCTCGACGGCGTGGTTTGCTCTCCCCTGGAGGCGGCGCTGGTAAAGGAGCAGTGCGGGGAGAGTTTCCTCACCGTCACCCCCGGCATCCGCTTTGCCGACAGCACCGTGGGAGACCAGAAGCGCATCATGACTCCGGAGAAGGCCGGCAGGTCCGGCTGCGACTACATTGTGGTGGGCCGTCCCATCACCCAGGCTGCGGACCCCGTGGCCGCGTACCGCCGGGCGGTAACGGACTTTTTTGGCTGA
- a CDS encoding nitroreductase family protein, translated as MELLTYFQNRRSVRSYTGAPVPEEAVNQILQAGMLSASGKALRPWEFIVVRNKETLRALAECRKPAAKMLQDADCAIVVLGDEARSDVWVEDCSVVMANMHLMADGLGVGSCWVQGRLREASAGGSSEAFVRKLLGFPEHLRLEAILTLGMPVQRPEPHCLEKLPTEKIHRETY; from the coding sequence ATGGAACTGCTGACCTATTTTCAAAATCGACGCAGCGTGCGCAGCTATACCGGCGCCCCTGTCCCGGAGGAGGCAGTGAACCAGATTCTCCAGGCTGGAATGCTCTCCGCCAGCGGCAAGGCCCTGCGTCCTTGGGAGTTTATTGTGGTGCGGAACAAAGAGACGCTCCGTGCCCTGGCTGAGTGCCGGAAGCCTGCCGCCAAAATGCTTCAGGACGCAGACTGCGCCATTGTGGTGCTGGGAGACGAGGCCCGCTCGGACGTGTGGGTGGAGGACTGCTCTGTTGTCATGGCCAACATGCATCTGATGGCCGACGGTCTGGGCGTCGGCAGCTGTTGGGTCCAGGGCCGTCTGCGGGAGGCTTCTGCCGGCGGCAGCAGCGAGGCCTTTGTCCGAAAGCTCCTGGGTTTCCCCGAGCATCTCCGTCTGGAGGCCATTTTAACCCTTGGGATGCCTGTCCAGCGCCCGGAGCCCCACTGCCTGGAGAAGCTGCCCACAGAGAAGATCCACCGGGAGACCTATTAA
- the pyrE gene encoding orotate phosphoribosyltransferase: protein MNLERTIAHDLLSIGAVFLRPDEPFTWASGIKSPIYCDNRLTLTAPTVRTHVEEGLAELVRTHYPEAQVLMGTSTAGIAHAAIVGHLMNLPMGYVRSGNKDHGRQNRIEGRLEKGQKVVVVEDLISTAGSCIEVVEALRDAGAEVLGIVSIFTYGLQKGLDRLAAAHITNVSLSNFDAVCEVAAEEGQIRPEDIERLRAFRSNPSDEGWIAVK from the coding sequence ATGAATCTGGAACGTACCATTGCCCATGATCTGCTGAGTATCGGCGCAGTCTTTCTACGACCGGACGAGCCCTTCACCTGGGCCAGCGGCATCAAAAGTCCCATCTACTGCGACAACCGTCTGACTCTGACCGCCCCCACCGTCCGCACCCACGTGGAAGAGGGATTGGCGGAGCTGGTCCGCACCCACTATCCAGAGGCCCAGGTGCTGATGGGCACCTCCACCGCAGGCATCGCTCACGCCGCCATTGTGGGTCATCTCATGAATCTGCCCATGGGCTATGTCCGCTCCGGCAACAAGGACCATGGCCGTCAGAACCGCATCGAGGGCAGGCTGGAAAAGGGCCAGAAGGTAGTGGTGGTGGAAGACCTGATCTCCACTGCCGGAAGCTGCATTGAGGTGGTGGAGGCTCTGCGGGATGCCGGCGCGGAAGTTCTTGGCATCGTCTCTATCTTCACCTACGGCCTCCAAAAGGGTCTGGACCGGCTTGCCGCTGCACACATCACCAATGTCAGCCTCTCTAACTTTGACGCGGTATGTGAGGTGGCTGCTGAGGAAGGGCAGATCCGTCCGGAGGACATCGAGCGGCTCAGGGCGTTCCGCTCCAATCCCTCGGACGAGGGATGGATTGCGGTGAAATAG
- the pyrB gene encoding aspartate carbamoyltransferase, giving the protein MPRNIIDVIDLSVEEIDELIATAEDIITTPVKYQDICAHKQLATLFFEPSTRTRLSFESAMLALGGSVLGFSEANSSSTAKGETVGDTVHTVSCYADIIAMRHPKEGAPYAAAQFSEVPIINAGDGGHNHPTQTLTDLLTIHREKGRLNGFTIGFCGDLKFGRTVHSLVNALSRYENINYVLISPAELKLPRYVKEEALKKRGIHYTQTTDLESVIPQLDILYMTRVQKERFFNEEDYLRLKDSYILTPEKLVNAKADLSILHPLPRVNEISVMVDKDPRAAYWKQVKNGKFIRMALIMKLLGLTPS; this is encoded by the coding sequence ATGCCCAGAAACATCATTGATGTCATCGACCTCTCTGTGGAGGAGATCGACGAGCTGATTGCCACTGCGGAGGACATTATCACCACCCCCGTCAAATATCAGGACATCTGCGCCCACAAACAACTGGCAACCCTGTTCTTTGAGCCCTCTACCCGCACCCGTCTCAGCTTTGAGTCCGCTATGCTTGCTCTCGGCGGCAGCGTGCTAGGCTTCTCCGAAGCCAATTCCAGCTCCACCGCCAAGGGTGAGACTGTGGGGGACACCGTCCACACCGTCAGCTGCTATGCCGACATCATCGCCATGCGCCATCCCAAGGAGGGCGCGCCTTATGCCGCCGCTCAGTTCAGTGAGGTGCCCATCATCAATGCAGGTGACGGTGGTCACAACCACCCCACCCAGACCCTGACAGACCTTTTGACCATCCACCGGGAGAAGGGGCGTCTGAATGGCTTTACCATTGGCTTTTGCGGCGATCTGAAATTCGGACGCACCGTCCACTCCCTGGTGAACGCCCTGAGCCGGTATGAGAACATCAACTATGTGCTCATCTCCCCCGCAGAGCTGAAGCTTCCCCGTTATGTGAAGGAGGAGGCCTTGAAAAAGCGCGGCATCCACTACACCCAGACCACGGACCTGGAGTCCGTCATCCCCCAGCTGGACATTCTCTACATGACCCGGGTGCAGAAGGAGCGGTTCTTCAACGAGGAGGATTACCTGCGCTTAAAGGACAGCTATATCCTCACCCCGGAGAAGCTGGTAAACGCCAAAGCGGACCTGTCCATTCTCCATCCCCTGCCCCGGGTGAACGAGATCTCCGTGATGGTGGACAAAGACCCCCGCGCCGCCTACTGGAAGCAGGTGAAAAACGGAAAGTTTATCCGCATGGCGCTGATTATGAAGCTGCTGGGACTGACGCCGTCCTGA
- a CDS encoding aspartate carbamoyltransferase regulatory subunit — translation MNIDSIQNGVVLDHIQAGKSMDIYRYLHLDELDCSVAIIKNVRSGRMGKKDIIKIDSPMEVDLDVLGYIDSNITVNVIRNGQLVAKKHLQLPQKLVNIIHCKNPRCITVAEPQLDAIFLLSDADTHTYRCAYCETAKDKKF, via the coding sequence ATGAATATTGACAGCATTCAAAACGGCGTGGTTCTGGACCACATTCAGGCCGGCAAGAGCATGGACATCTACCGGTATCTGCACCTGGATGAGCTGGACTGCTCTGTGGCCATCATCAAAAACGTCCGCAGCGGCCGCATGGGGAAGAAGGACATCATCAAGATTGACTCCCCCATGGAGGTGGACCTGGATGTACTGGGCTACATCGACTCCAATATCACCGTGAACGTCATCCGCAACGGTCAGCTGGTGGCGAAAAAGCATTTGCAGCTCCCCCAGAAGCTGGTGAACATCATCCATTGTAAAAATCCCCGGTGCATCACTGTGGCGGAGCCGCAGCTGGACGCCATCTTTTTACTCAGTGACGCGGACACCCACACCTACCGTTGTGCGTACTGCGAGACCGCAAAGGATAAAAAATTTTGA
- a CDS encoding CD3324 family protein, which produces MRYMKAADVLPPDLLKQIQTYIDGEYLYIPRRAETRSAWGAANGRKAETLARNLEIYRRYREGTPVARLAEEYFLTPKSVSKIIARLRNN; this is translated from the coding sequence ATGCGCTATATGAAGGCGGCTGACGTCCTGCCGCCGGATCTGCTGAAGCAGATTCAAACCTATATTGACGGCGAATATCTATATATCCCCCGGCGCGCGGAGACGCGCAGCGCCTGGGGCGCAGCCAATGGCCGCAAGGCGGAAACCCTGGCCCGAAATTTGGAAATCTATCGGCGCTATCGGGAGGGGACGCCTGTTGCGCGGCTGGCTGAGGAGTACTTTCTGACGCCGAAAAGTGTCTCAAAGATCATCGCCCGTCTGAGAAACAACTAA
- a CDS encoding RNHCP domain-containing protein, with translation MSQRIPQKPKRRPADFRSDPCGDVFTCRSCGWPVGPADAGTRHRNHCPNCLASVHLDDEPGDRSAECGGLMEPVAVWVRKGGEWAIIHRCRVCGVLHSNRVAADDNPSLLMSLAVKPLASPPFPLHRLEKLI, from the coding sequence ATGTCTCAGCGCATTCCGCAAAAGCCCAAACGCCGCCCGGCGGATTTCCGCAGTGACCCCTGCGGCGATGTCTTCACCTGCCGGTCCTGTGGCTGGCCTGTGGGCCCCGCCGACGCGGGGACCCGGCACCGCAACCACTGCCCCAACTGTCTCGCCAGCGTCCACCTGGACGACGAGCCGGGAGACCGCTCCGCCGAGTGCGGGGGACTCATGGAGCCGGTGGCGGTCTGGGTCCGCAAGGGCGGCGAGTGGGCCATCATCCATCGCTGCCGCGTCTGTGGTGTGCTACATTCTAACCGGGTGGCGGCGGACGACAACCCCTCGCTGCTGATGTCTCTGGCAGTGAAGCCCCTGGCCAGCCCCCCCTTCCCCCTGCACCGGCTAGAGAAGCTTATATAA
- a CDS encoding radical SAM protein encodes MRYFGRVFRPPSEAYSLIVQVTYGCSHNTCAFCDMYKEKRFKLRPMDEILEDFRLARQTYRHVERVFLADGDALVRKASELYTILDTIRELFPECQRVTTYGSPSSIRLRTEEELRTLRDKGLTMIYMGLESGSDEVLKLMRKGHPAAEIIAMGQKVRSCGMALSVTAITGLGGQPLLEQHAIETAKAFNAMNPEYIGMLTLVVEEETPLYDWVHAGTFQLLTQAQVLEETRLLVENLDSPGSVFRMNHASNYLLLKGTLNQDKDAMLAEIQRAKQDMSKLRPEAWRGV; translated from the coding sequence ATGAGATATTTTGGAAGAGTATTCCGTCCCCCCTCTGAGGCGTACAGCCTCATTGTGCAGGTGACTTATGGGTGCAGCCACAATACCTGCGCCTTCTGCGACATGTATAAGGAAAAGCGGTTCAAACTGCGGCCTATGGACGAGATTTTGGAGGACTTCCGGCTGGCCCGCCAGACCTACCGCCATGTGGAGCGGGTGTTTTTGGCAGATGGGGATGCGTTAGTGCGCAAGGCGTCGGAGCTCTACACGATTCTCGACACCATTCGGGAGCTGTTTCCGGAGTGCCAGCGTGTCACCACCTACGGCTCGCCCTCCAGCATCCGCCTGCGGACGGAGGAGGAGCTGAGGACCCTCCGGGACAAGGGCCTGACGATGATCTATATGGGGTTGGAGTCTGGCAGCGACGAGGTTTTGAAGCTCATGCGCAAGGGCCACCCGGCGGCGGAGATTATCGCCATGGGACAGAAGGTTCGCAGCTGCGGCATGGCCCTCTCCGTCACGGCCATCACGGGCCTGGGCGGCCAACCCCTGCTGGAGCAGCACGCCATTGAGACGGCCAAGGCTTTCAACGCCATGAACCCGGAGTATATCGGGATGCTGACGCTGGTGGTGGAGGAGGAGACGCCTCTGTACGACTGGGTCCACGCGGGAACCTTCCAGCTGCTGACCCAGGCCCAGGTGCTGGAGGAAACCCGGCTGCTGGTGGAGAACCTGGACAGCCCAGGCAGCGTGTTCCGGATGAACCACGCCTCCAACTACCTGCTTTTGAAGGGAACGCTGAACCAGGATAAGGATGCCATGCTGGCGGAGATTCAGCGGGCCAAGCAAGACATGAGCAAGCTGCGGCCGGAGGCCTGGCGCGGCGTATAA
- a CDS encoding aminotransferase class I/II-fold pyridoxal phosphate-dependent enzyme: MTAYPNMTREERGAEYTRVRQEFELWKAKGLKLNMARGKPGKQQLDLVSDIFSLMQDPQDYVSDGIDVRNYGELSGLPAAKRLFAEILGCRPWQVFVGGNASLQLMYDTISKGYTHGLLHSPRPWCREENIKWLCPAPGYDRHFKVTESFGFELITIPMTDEGPDMDAVEEAVKDSAVKGIWCVPKYSNPDGIIYSDKVIRRMAALKPAAPDFTIMWDNAYCIHEFEGDYVKFPDILALCEQAGNPDMVFEFASTSKVTLPGGGISCFACSEANMAYMEKLLSIQVISFDKVNQQRHVLYLKDKAHTLELMKKHAAIMGPKFRCVVDALDREIAPLEIASWQRPKGGYFVSLNAMPGTAKRTLALCKEAGVTMTDAGATFPYGKDPQDSNIRIAPSLPPVEELEQAIAVLCTCLKLSALEALGV; this comes from the coding sequence ATGACCGCTTACCCCAACATGACCAGGGAAGAGCGCGGAGCGGAGTACACCCGTGTGCGGCAGGAATTTGAGCTTTGGAAGGCAAAGGGCCTGAAGCTGAACATGGCACGCGGAAAGCCAGGAAAGCAGCAGCTGGACCTGGTGAGCGATATCTTCTCGCTGATGCAGGACCCGCAGGACTATGTGTCCGACGGCATCGACGTGCGCAACTATGGCGAGCTCAGCGGCCTGCCCGCTGCCAAGCGGCTCTTTGCCGAGATTCTTGGCTGTCGGCCATGGCAGGTGTTTGTGGGCGGCAATGCCAGCCTGCAGCTAATGTACGATACGATCTCCAAGGGTTACACCCATGGCCTGCTCCACAGTCCCCGGCCCTGGTGCAGGGAAGAGAACATCAAATGGCTCTGCCCTGCTCCTGGCTATGATCGCCATTTCAAGGTCACGGAGTCCTTTGGCTTTGAGCTCATCACGATCCCCATGACCGACGAGGGACCCGATATGGACGCAGTGGAGGAGGCGGTGAAGGATTCCGCGGTGAAGGGCATCTGGTGCGTGCCCAAGTACTCCAACCCAGACGGCATCATCTACTCCGACAAGGTGATCCGCCGCATGGCGGCCCTAAAGCCTGCCGCGCCGGACTTCACCATCATGTGGGACAACGCCTACTGCATTCATGAGTTTGAGGGGGACTATGTGAAGTTTCCGGATATTCTCGCCTTGTGTGAGCAGGCGGGCAATCCCGATATGGTCTTTGAGTTCGCCTCTACCTCCAAGGTGACGCTTCCGGGAGGCGGTATCTCCTGCTTTGCTTGCTCCGAGGCAAATATGGCTTATATGGAGAAGCTTCTGAGCATCCAGGTTATCAGCTTTGACAAGGTCAACCAGCAGCGCCACGTCTTGTATCTCAAGGATAAGGCCCACACCCTGGAGCTGATGAAGAAGCACGCCGCCATCATGGGGCCGAAATTCCGCTGCGTGGTGGATGCACTGGATCGGGAGATCGCCCCGCTGGAGATCGCCTCTTGGCAGCGGCCCAAGGGTGGTTACTTCGTCTCCCTGAACGCCATGCCCGGCACCGCAAAGCGGACCTTGGCACTGTGTAAGGAGGCTGGCGTCACCATGACTGACGCCGGAGCCACTTTCCCCTATGGAAAGGACCCGCAGGACAGCAACATCCGTATTGCGCCCTCCCTGCCGCCAGTTGAGGAGTTGGAGCAGGCCATCGCGGTGCTGTGTACCTGCCTGAAGCTGTCTGCGTTGGAGGCGCTGGGAGTATGA
- a CDS encoding MATE family efflux transporter — translation MEEKQEQKFQQMTETPVGRLICHLALPCIISMLVTAFYNMADTFFVGMLQSNSATAAVGVVFSLMAVLQAIGFFFGHGSGNFISRELGRHHYEEASNMAATGFFSALFSGLVLCILGQIFLEPLAYLLGSTDTILPYSTAYLRVILLGAPWMTASLVLNNQLRFQGSAVYGMVGITSGAVLNIALDPLLIFVFDMGVAGAAWATIFSQFVSFCLLLVGCTRGGNLQIHVSRVQLKWDYFSMIIRGGLPSLARQGLASFATICLNWAIRPYGDAAIAAMGVVQRIAMFGGSAMIGFGQGFQPVCGFNYGAQLYSRVREGFWFCVKSSTVFLLVVSTLGFAFAPQLIALFRDDPEVVAIGAVALRCQCVTFCAMGWVTMSNMMLQTIGQTVPATFLAMARQGIFFVPLVWILPLFLGLTGVQITQSASDLLTLACAIPIQLSALRKLSLPDHTPIQNGT, via the coding sequence ATGGAAGAAAAACAGGAGCAAAAGTTTCAGCAGATGACCGAGACGCCGGTGGGGCGGCTGATCTGCCACCTGGCCCTGCCCTGTATCATCAGCATGCTTGTAACCGCTTTCTATAATATGGCGGATACCTTTTTCGTAGGCATGCTTCAGAGCAACAGTGCCACCGCCGCCGTTGGCGTTGTCTTCTCCCTGATGGCTGTGCTGCAGGCCATCGGCTTCTTCTTCGGGCACGGCAGCGGTAACTTCATTTCCCGGGAGCTGGGCCGGCACCACTATGAGGAGGCCTCCAATATGGCCGCCACCGGTTTTTTTTCCGCACTGTTTTCCGGCCTAGTTCTGTGTATCCTGGGGCAGATCTTTCTGGAGCCCCTGGCCTATCTCCTGGGGTCTACGGACACTATTTTGCCTTACTCCACGGCCTACCTCCGGGTGATCCTCCTGGGCGCCCCCTGGATGACCGCCTCTCTGGTGCTCAATAACCAGCTGCGTTTCCAGGGAAGTGCCGTCTACGGTATGGTGGGCATCACCAGCGGTGCGGTGCTGAACATCGCCCTGGACCCCCTGCTGATCTTCGTCTTCGATATGGGGGTGGCCGGGGCGGCCTGGGCCACCATCTTCAGTCAATTTGTCAGCTTTTGCCTGCTGCTGGTGGGCTGCACCCGGGGCGGGAATCTCCAGATCCATGTCTCTCGGGTCCAGCTGAAATGGGACTATTTCTCCATGATTATCCGGGGCGGCCTCCCCTCCCTTGCGCGGCAGGGCCTTGCCTCCTTCGCCACCATCTGCCTGAACTGGGCCATCCGCCCCTATGGGGATGCCGCCATCGCCGCCATGGGCGTTGTCCAACGGATCGCCATGTTCGGCGGCTCTGCCATGATCGGCTTCGGACAGGGCTTCCAGCCTGTGTGCGGTTTCAACTACGGCGCGCAACTCTACAGCCGGGTGCGGGAGGGCTTCTGGTTTTGCGTGAAGAGCTCCACTGTTTTCCTGCTGGTGGTGAGCACCCTGGGCTTTGCCTTTGCCCCACAGCTGATTGCCCTGTTCCGGGATGACCCGGAGGTCGTCGCCATCGGTGCCGTGGCTCTGCGGTGCCAGTGCGTCACCTTCTGTGCCATGGGCTGGGTCACAATGAGCAACATGATGCTCCAAACCATCGGCCAGACCGTTCCAGCCACGTTTCTCGCCATGGCCAGGCAGGGGATCTTCTTCGTTCCGCTGGTCTGGATTCTCCCCTTATTCCTGGGTCTCACGGGCGTGCAGATCACGCAATCTGCCTCCGACCTGCTAACGCTGGCCTGCGCTATCCCGATCCAGCTTTCAGCCCTTCGTAAATTATCCCTCCCGGATCATACGCCCATCCAGAATGGCACCTGA